DNA sequence from the Acipenser ruthenus chromosome 8, fAciRut3.2 maternal haplotype, whole genome shotgun sequence genome:
CCCCACTAAACCCTAGCTCAATATGTTTAGTGATATGGTAGCAGCTTGGTTAAGGGCCATTGCcccaaagaattttttttttggtgtgtgtgtgagatagacCATTATTTCTATGTGTTTGGTTGACTATCCAGTTAATTAAGTATAATACTATGAGATGGTATGTTGTGGGATTCACATTGCACATGGGTCTGTGATGAGTAATACCATCCACTCATTAATTAAGATATTTGTTACTGGTCTTTCTGTTCAGCCttctgtgatatcttgtaacaattgtaagtcaccctggataagggcggctgctaataaataaacaaataataataataataataatgcaatattagTATTTTCCTTTAAAAGCCCATACAGAATGTTTTGTCTACCACATTACCTCTACACCACCACACGTTGTGGGTGATGAGTATGGTACAAAGCTCATTGATCTGGCCTGTTCTTTTTATGATGGcactaacaaaacaataaaaaaaagcatggaaTGAAGCTTGTATGGGCATTCCCTTGCACAACTTTTTGAACATGTTATAGAGAGTGTTATAATTTTGCTTAGGCTATTCTTTAGAACCACTTGCCAGATTCATTGGAAATATGCTTGGTTACAAGAAGATTCGTTGGAAATGTGCTTGGTTACAAGAAAATGATTGcttaacattatgtatgtgttgGTCATGATTACCTACATTTTGCAATTATGGCAACTGGCTGAGATACTGTATCTTGGGAATAACTTTTTGATTACTGTAAACTATTTGGGTATTATGCAATGCTCTTTATATGCTGTGGATGTAGGTCTCAGTGACCTACATTTATACTGTACtgacatgtgtttatttatattcaCAAACGGGATCATGCATGCAAGTTACTGAACATCCAGTAATAAAGCAAATGGCAGCTTCTGTTGGTCTAGCACAGATTAATTTGAAAAGCAGGTAACATGACCTTCTACTGAATTACATGTCTGCGTGGAATAATCtaatcagcatttaataaatacaatgcaaatcatgtaacatttattttgaaaggacAGACATGTTCAAACTCACCAGAAATTGTTTTTCACACACAAAAAACGAcaaacatcatttttatttttttattttaaatgcaacagccataccacagcagtaaataaTCACACCATTTAAAATGCATAGGTCTTTACCTGTAAGCACACAATTTACATGTTGCTTTTGTAAATATTATGATTTAAACACACAGTCTTAAGATACTTTTAAGATGCTTTTCTTTGATAAAAGCATAACTAAAACAAAGTCTttcaaacagtattttaaaaaataaaagcggGAATAGtatttataaaacaagaaactAATTGCTTGATTTTTATTCCTCCCTAAAATGTTGCCTTTACTGTAGAGTAACATTGAGTAATACAcagtaaaggaaaacaaaaaaagggcCCAAACATTTCTGGAAATGGACAGGATGTGTTCATTTGGTAAACCTGAGCCGTTTGGGTATCTGGAATTTCCCAGACAATTTCCTTCCTAAATGTCCATATAATGAATTACAATCTTACAAGTATGACTCATCTGAGCTAAATGCAAGAGCAGTGCAAGCAATTAATAGATCTTGAGAGACTGAAAATGTTTTTACTTTCACTTGAGGACAAAAAAGGTCTCCTCCATTACCTTTGCAGACCACGTTCTGTGATGCAATCTACCAGTGAGGCTTGGTGTCTGAGTCTGATATTACCTACAGGACTGGGCATGAAAGGAAGCAAGAGACCAGCTtcttaaattaaaattattttaggAATAAAGGATTCAGTTATGTTATTATTGTTACTAATAGCTGTTTAGAAGTGGCAGTTTTGCAGCTGTAAGTGGTGACACCATTTGGCTTCTAGTCATTGCTACTTTCATGCCCACCCACCAGTAAAATGGATTAGATTGTAATCTAGAAAGCATTGCATTACCCCATTTGTATTGCTCACTTGACACAAATGCTATGCACAgtaattatactgtacatatttcaatAGAAATCTTTTTAAAAGatgcatagcaaaaaaaaaaaaaaaaaaaaagaatttgaatgGATCGGTCTATGCACAGGGTTTGAATGAAACACACATCAGggtatattttaatgatataaaaaccACAGCAGACCTAAATACTAGTCTGTCAAATCTGTCAATCACTAAATAAGCACCAGATTTGTGGAAATATCTACTCAATAGGCTTTGTATCACAGCAATTCACACAGTGCACAGATGCAAAATGACTTCCATGTAATGCTACTCAATTTTATTAGTCCATTATTCAGGTGAACCTAGAAGCATAGTATTTCTTTCACATAAGTAGATTTCATTAGTAGTTATAAAAGTACCACACAGGAAAATCACTGCAGTACTAGCAAAGAGCATCGTAAAACTATAATTACAAGCTGATACAATTGAACCCATGTATGTTGTATATGATACATAATAAGTAGAAACAACCCAATAGCTCACTATGTGCTTGTAATACTGCACTTTGTGCATCACACCTACACGTtgatttagcagatgcctttatccaaggcgacttacagagactagggtgtgtgaactatgcatcagctgcagaatcacttacaattacatctcacctgaaagacagagcacaaggaggttaattgacttgctcagggtcacacaatgagtcagtggctgaggtgggatttgaactgtagacctcctggttacaagcccttttctttaaccactggaccacacagcctcctgtaaacGTGGCATGTTGTGTATTTTTTGTTGAGGTGGTGGTGTATCATTCTCTAACTACTTTTGGGCAGCAGTAGGATTTCAAATGAGCTGGTAAGGTTATGAATAGCAATGGAGTTATTTTGTTTAACATGTACAAGACCATGTGGATTCAGACTTTGTAAAAATTGCACAACAGTGCTACTGTAGTAGATTGCGTTATCAAATATGAATACATCTctacattgacattttttttttaaaagcattcaatCCATAATGGATCATAAATCTCAAATGTTTTGATCTaaattcattttgaattaaattcattttgacccTTTAGTTTGTATCCTATAACAAAATGCCTTTAAAGGCTACCTGACAAAGAACCTATTCATTTCCATTTATcacaaacatttgtttttctttaaaacacataATGTATTGTTGTTGCACAAAAAGAAACACTGACCATAAATGTGTCTACAATGtagttttaaagctgcagtgtcccacaatgaAATtctattttaaactaaaatataatttgctgattgaaaatgttatttaataatgTAGCCTCCTTTATCAAAAAGGAGTCTTTTCAAGAATGCTCCTGTTACAAAATGTAGATAGGAACTTTGTTACAGCTCAAGCAATGTGTTATACTGCCATTTTATAGGAAGCACTGCTATTTCAACATGCTCTTTCATGAATGCATGTACATTTACCTACATTGGGAGACTACATCTTGAcaaagcagtgtgtttgtgtgtaaagtTTGTTGTCAAATGTGCCTAAATAGCAGCAGATATGAAAAGCCAAACGCTAACACTAGTTTGTCACTTAATGTATCTAAATGAATTAGTATGAACTGAAGTCCTAATGAAGCTGAGATCTTTACATTCTCAAATGAGGAcagtttaaaaatagaaatagtCTTTAACTATTAAGTTGGCTATATAAGGTGGCTATTTTCATGAAGTAGGCTACTATCCCAAATAATCTGCACTCTCAGATAAGAAATCAATTGCATTTTGCATTTTACAGCTGTGACACCATCAAAAGGCGCTTGGAAACTgtaggaaactctgacaggaagaggtctggcagacccaaagccacaacagaatcagaagacaagtttctgagagtcaacagcttgcgtgataggcggctcacaggacaacagcttcaagcacagcttaacactggtcgaagtaagcaagtctcagtttcaactgtgaagagaagacttcgagctgcaggtttgacaggtcgagtggcagtaagaaagccattgctaagatggcaaaataagaaaaagaggcttgcctgggccatgaagcactgccagtggactactgaagactggaagaaggtcttatggaccgatgaatcaaaatttgaaatcttcggttcatcacgcagggtttttgtacaccgtcgagtaggcgaaaggatggttcctcggtgtgtgacaccaactgtcaaacatggaggaggaagcgtgatggtctggggctcttttgctggatccagagtcggcgacttgcacagagtgagtggcaccctgaaccaaaactgctaccacagcattttgcagcgccatacAATACCCTCTGgcatacgcctagttggtcaggggttcatcctacagcaagataatgacccaaaacatacctccaggctatgtcagaactaccttagaagaaaagaacaagacggtaggcttcaaatcatggaattgccagcacagtctccagacttaaaccccatcaagctggtttgggatgaactggacagagggtgaaagcaaagcaacctacaagtgcaacacatttgtgggaacttctgcaacagtgttgggaaaaactttccaaacaatatttgatttccattgtagaaagaatgccacgagtgtgttcggctgttatatctgcaaaaggtggctactttgaggagtcaaaaatttagattaaattttgttaaacaaaacgattccatgatttcttttttatctccagtacattgagacattaaactgcataaatttcaataaaaactggaaaaattgaggtgttctaaaacttttgaccagtagtgtgtgtatatataatgtatataatgtatgtataatcaacacaaacacagtttttgttttggttCTGATCATCCAGATTCACCCTAAAACGTCCAtgtgtagctgtgtgtgtgtgtatgtgtttctcCATCTAAGCCAGTCGCTTTTGAATTCATAAACCTCCACCTGTTAAATTGGTACAAGCTGAATGCCACCATAAGAGATGtttgaagggcagcagtgtggagtagtggttagggctctggactcttgaccagagggtcgtgatttcaatctcaggtggggacactgctactgtacccttgagcaaggtactttacctagattgctccagtaaaaacccaactgtatgaatgggtaattgtatgtaaaaataatgtgatatctgtataatgtgaaatcttgtaacaattgtaagtagccctggataagggtgcctgctaacaaataaataataataataataataataataatatctcagcTGGCTAGATGATTGTATGAGAGATACAGTATTGGGGATATACCTTCACTGATGGGATGTGGCATGGCGCATAAAAACAGATAGCGGACCAGTCGAGATTTTAATGGATATGAATGAATTTtccaaaaaacattataaaatcaatgttgattattttttttattattatggggGATTTTAATTCACACATTTGGAATaggtataaaacatttttttcacaaatatttttgtattataaacTGATGATGACATTGGAAAAGacattttgtgtaaatgtttgcCTACCGATTTTATAAAAGTGTTATATTTGTATTAACTATGGTAATATATGGCTTAGATTGTTTCCCCCTGTTCACTATTCTATTCCCCTGTTAACAAAATCTGTGGAAAGAAAGATGATATGATTGAACACCGTGTGGAAGGGATTGCAGACCTGCAGATTTCTAAAGCCCAGCTGCAAGCTGCTATTTTTGCACACTCATTAAAGGCCAAACAAATCTGTACAAATTGTCATTtcattcaacacttttcataatttaaaatgagaatcaaacaaactacaaaattgaAAACGTTTATGGTACTTCAATTCAATGTAGTCTTACTGTGTTCCATAAACTTAAGAACACAAAAGGACTCTAattaacaacaataaaacaacctCAGGGAGCAGTTAATTACTAAACAGAAAATCTGAGTAAACCTTACTGTAAAGTCATGCTGCAAGCGGAATATGTccaaaacatttaataataacaataaaataaatcataaaaaaacctGAATTCTAGTTTGCTGAACATGGTTCAGATTATTGGATGTGTCAATAAGCACAATGCCAGGTAGAAGCATTTACTGTATACCCAAAGCCTACGTGTGTTGACACACAGTGCCACACAAGTAGAAAGAAGGTTATCTTCGTTAGAAGGTGCTTGGACATTACTTCAGGCAGCATTTTACATTTCCTTGAGATTTCATGCGTGTCAGGTTGCCCAAAAACCAACCGAAACAATACAGACATTCTAAAATGTAGTTTTGAATTTCAAGAATATACACAGCAGTCAAAATAGTGAAGGATACTGTGGTTACAGCACCTCTCTGCACAGTCAGTGTATTGTACAAATGCTACTTGATATCATGACAGTTCACAGTCCCAACATTTCTTGACTAATGTACTATatacccccccctcccctcttttTCTTGTTGTATAACTGAAAACTCTGACCATTTAACTGAAAATAAACGATAAAATGTTGCCCAAAATATCTTTAATAACAGTTACATGTGTGTCTAActactgtacatataaaaaaaaatctgtcattaATTTAAAAGATACAATTTGTATCAACAAGGAAAGGCGTTTTCTGGCTATCAAAGGTTACGGAAAACTGTACAGTGAGCTTGGTGAAAAGGGACATTTTCCACCTTTTCAGGTATGTTTTGGTGTGTGGGacatttccaaataaaaaaagaaaggtagTAGATTTAGATAATCACAAAAGTGCTTCAAACACCACTCTAGAATAGAATATGCTATTAATGCTGGTCTGTGTGTCTGCGTTAATGTAAACCAGACATACCTGTTGCTGGATATCCTGGATGCATCTTGTCATCTCCATAAATGGAGCTGGCAAAGACCCATCTCAGATGGAGAGTCAACAAACTAAACCAGCATGCCAAGAGATTagctgtttttataaaatgtgttaactgAAGAATTAATTAAACGTGAACAAGAAACGTGAAAGAAGCTCAATGTAGTTGTCCAGCAAATGTTAGTTTAGTTCCTACCCCACCTTTAAAGTGGGAATGTCCCTTTAAAAGATGGCTATAGTGTAATATCCCAAACGATGAAAGGTTTAGAAGGCTAGAGTGATTAAAATTCTGTACAGTCCTTTTGTAGACACTGACCTGCAGACAATTATTTTGGTTATCACTGATCTAGCAAAACCATGAATTGAAATCATGTGCAAGTCAGGCTTGCTATAGAAAAGAATCAGCTGCAATAGCAGCTAGCAAAAACCCATTAATAACATGCCAGAAACATCCCTTACTAAAACTAAGGTACACAGACATTTTGGCTGTTCTACTACTAAATTTGTGGAAAGATTCACACCTCCTACTAACAAAACAGCTCTGTAACTAACTTTATAACTAACATGCATTAACTTACaggaaaaaatattaaataaaaaataagttattcaTTTCAGTAAATAAAATAGCATTATTTGTACACTACAGTGCATTATCAACAGCTACTTTGCATATCCTCGTGAAACATCCTTTTGTGATTGTAATGGTGTCTGctcaagttaaaaaataaaatctcataACGTGCACAACACTGTTATACCACAAAAAGTGAATAGAGAATAAGCACACAATCACGTAAAGGAAACTCTACCCTTTGGGAAAACAGAGGAATGTGTTCTCACTTTAGCTGGGATACTGAGAGCATGATTAGGACTGCACAAGCAGAAACAGGTCTTATAAAAACCTTCTAAATAAATAagaagtacagtatattattgcAGCTACCTGATAAAACCCTGCTTACTGGGATGACTTTAGGATTCATGGAATACAGACGTGCATCAATGCAGCATCTCTTTAAAATAGCCCTCTAACACCCAGTCAAAAACACAATGAATAATACCAATCTCTTATTTAATCTTCTCGCCTTTACCCTGAAACAAACAGGTTGAGTTTCCTAGACTTATTGCCAACAGTTACCAAAACACTTCTTATACAATATAACAAACAATAGTGAAAAGTGCCATAAAAGAACAATACCTCCTCAACAAACCAAGTTACATTTTTGCtaattttgtgttaaaaaaaggaaaaataaatgcatttcatttgctTTGTTTTAGACACCAGAAAAGTACAATAAAAACCCTCTAAGTTTTAAGTGAAGCCTGTATAATATGGCTAATTAAGGAAGGAGTCCATTGctgggtgatttttttttctctacatttCAGAAGATAATTGTGCTTCAAATACTGAATGGCCATGTTGGTGTAGGTAGCAAGCAATTTATTGAGCTGTTTGATTtaaattttgattttaaaaatccAAACCGCTGCATTTTATATTCAACAGAAATGTGTGGTATTTCTGATAGAAGGGGGGGCAATCCCAAAATAATGATTTATACAGGTTTCAAAGTATGTTGCTGCTTGTAACATAACCACATTGcagagttaaaaataaaaatacaaaatgctaTTGTAGCAAACCTCCCTCAGCGTTAGTGCTGAAGAAATAAAATGAGGATCACGTTGTACCAGACACGTCCCCTTTCAGTAACCTTGTTGGGACTTTTCTGCCAGAATGGCAGCAGCCAGCTGCTGAGCATCCGTCATGTGAGGACTCCTATTCATTACCATCTGAACCACGTCGGGTGGGAAGATATTGCAAAGGTTTAGAAAGACCTTCTCCCGGAGATCCTGATACCTTGAAGGCTTTGGCGGCTCCTGCTGGGGCATGCTGCGTCCCCAGGGCATCCTCCAGGACTGATCCCGGTTCTCGGGCAAGCTTTGGAATGTGAACTGCTCGTAACAAGGCTGCGTGGGTTTACTGGGTAAAGAGTAGCCTTGGTGGTAGCCATAAGCATCCATCCCATAACTCAGGCCGTCCCAACTCCCAAAGTGCTCCTGGCCAGGATGGGGCTTCCTTTGCCGCAGTGAGGAGTTGTGGTAAAGTCGCGAGTCAGAATGGCTGTCAATCCGAGTCGAAACCAAGTCCCTGGTCTGGGAGTGCTGGTGATTCTGAGGTCCAGGGTAGTCGGTTGGGCAACTAGAGCGGGCCCCCACCACCGGGTGCTGCAGGTGAGAGGGGAGGTAGGGAATGGATGGCTTAAAATGAGATTTGGGCTCGTCATGACCAAAACTTTGAACCCGGGCTAAGGCATCATGATAGTTGTGACCAAAAGGCTGTGAATGAAGGCAattgtgaggaggaggaggaggaggaggaggaggggggtggtggtggtgacaCTTGAGGTTCTCCTCTAGCAGCGGGTCTGGGGAGCTCATGTAAGAGCGTTCGTTGTATCCAATGTAAGAGTCACTGCTGCTACAGCTCATGCTGCCTTCGCTGCTGCAGTCCGAGGCGACGGAGCTGATCCGGTAATCTGTGTCGACAGAAAAACGCCTATCTGGGCTCCTGGGCCCCGAGATGCTCAGGTTGGAGTATGCATTAGTCATGGAGTAATAGTTCATGTCAACTGGGGAGTCGCATTTGGGGTACTGCTCGTTGTATGCCATGGGCGTCCCGTGGTTTTTGGTCACAATCATAGGTGCTCTTTGAGAGGGATGAAGGGCGTTGCTTGTTGGGGCAGAGGGCTGAGGTTTCTGAGAATGAGGATGAGGGGAACTGCTTTTGGTAACTGGCGAGGGAACAGAGCGTGTCTCAGCTTTGATTTTGACGCTCAGCTTCTCTTCCAGCTCGTGGTAAGCTGGAGTCCTGATACTGGGGTCTGACTGTCTCTTTGGTGCTGTGCGCTTGATGTCAGAGCAGCTGTTGGATTTGGAGCTTGACGGCATGCTGTGACTCTTGACCAGCCCACCTTCGTTCACTCCTTTGACCGCTGTGTTTTTAGCTATGGCACGAAGCTCATCCGCTACAGAGCGCTGGGGCTGAGTACCTCTCTCTGGGTGATAAAATTTACACTTATGCCCGTAAGTGCACTTTTTTcctgttacataaaaaataaaaggtaattAAAACATCTATTCAATTTAAGAAACATCAAAGTAAATT
Encoded proteins:
- the LOC117406847 gene encoding probable ribonuclease ZC3H12C isoform X3, whose product is MGLKGHLDDGIDAILDLDYLHVESADQQLSTTSVWSRIEEPTMDKVNSRKEDGSASSAEDTTCNSSFGDSEESASSDSESEHLNSSTATDSSPFTKTHRQLCRSPCMDPPVVIRTEIPQDLKPEESHGTPKEDKKPPDVVREYQTKMEFALKLGYSEEQVQLVLSKLGPEALINDILGELVKLGSMSEADQALSGGSGGGCGSSSSSTLSCISSASSTESHRPDSPSQEELSDDTDNLRPIVLDGSNVAMSHGNKEVFSCHGIKLAVDWFLDRGHKDITVFVPAWRKEQSRPDALITDQEILRKLEREKILVFTPSRRVQGRRVVCYDDRFIVKLAYESDGIIVSNDNYRDLANEKPEWKKFIDERLLMYSFVNDKFMPPDDPLGRHGPSLDNFLRKRPIVPEHKKQPCPYGKKCTYGHKCKFYHPERGTQPQRSVADELRAIAKNTAVKGVNEGGLVKSHSMPSSSKSNSCSDIKRTAPKRQSDPSIRTPAYHELEEKLSVKIKAETRSVPSPVTKSSSPHPHSQKPQPSAPTSNALHPSQRAPMIVTKNHGTPMAYNEQYPKCDSPVDMNYYSMTNAYSNLSISGPRSPDRRFSVDTDYRISSVASDCSSEGSMSCSSSDSYIGYNERSYMSSPDPLLEENLKCHHHHPPPPPPPPPPHNCLHSQPFGHNYHDALARVQSFGHDEPKSHFKPSIPYLPSHLQHPVVGARSSCPTDYPGPQNHQHSQTRDLVSTRIDSHSDSRLYHNSSLRQRKPHPGQEHFGSWDGLSYGMDAYGYHQGYSLPSKPTQPCYEQFTFQSLPENRDQSWRMPWGRSMPQQEPPKPSRYQDLREKVFLNLCNIFPPDVVQMVMNRSPHMTDAQQLAAAILAEKSQQGY
- the LOC117406847 gene encoding probable ribonuclease ZC3H12C isoform X2, which translates into the protein MDYRTLYFQEYPNIKSADPGVCNNFMGLKGHLDDGIDAILDLDYLHVESADQQLSTTSVWSRIEEPTMDKVNSRKEDGSASSAEDTTCNSSFGDSEESASSDSESEHLNSSTATDSSPFTKTHRQLCRSPCMDPPVVIRTEIPQDLKPEESHGTPKEDKKPPDVVREYQTKMEFALKLGYSEEQVQLVLSKLGPEALINDILGELVKLGSMSEADQALSGGSGGGCGSSSSSTLSCISSASSTESHRPDSPSQEELSDDTDNLRPIVLDGSNVAMSHGNKEVFSCHGIKLAVDWFLDRGHKDITVFVPAWRKEQSRPDALITDQEILRKLEREKILVFTPSRRVQGRRVVCYDDRFIVKLAYESDGIIVSNDNYRDLANEKPEWKKFIDERLLMYSFVNDKFMPPDDPLGRHGPSLDNFLRKRPIVPEHKKQPCPYGKKCTYGHKCKFYHPERGTQPQRSVADELRAIAKNTAVKGVNEGGLVKSHSMPSSSKSNSCSDIKRTAPKRQSDPSIRTPAYHELEEKLSVKIKAETRSVPSPVTKSSSPHPHSQKPQPSAPTSNALHPSQRAPMIVTKNHGTPMAYNEQYPKCDSPVDMNYYSMTNAYSNLSISGPRSPDRRFSVDTDYRISSVASDCSSEGSMSCSSSDSYIGYNERSYMSSPDPLLEENLKCHHHHPPPPPPPPPPHNCLHSQPFGHNYHDALARVQSFGHDEPKSHFKPSIPYLPSHLQHPVVGARSSCPTDYPGPQNHQHSQTRDLVSTRIDSHSDSRLYHNSSLRQRKPHPGQEHFGSWDGLSYGMDAYGYHQGYSLPSKPTQPCYEQFTFQSLPENRDQSWRMPWGRSMPQQEPPKPSRYQDLREKVFLNLCNIFPPDVVQMVMNRSPHMTDAQQLAAAILAEKSQQGY
- the LOC117406847 gene encoding probable ribonuclease ZC3H12C isoform X1; the encoded protein is MSVCFPFNDYRTLYFQEYPNIKSADPGVCNNFMGLKGHLDDGIDAILDLDYLHVESADQQLSTTSVWSRIEEPTMDKVNSRKEDGSASSAEDTTCNSSFGDSEESASSDSESEHLNSSTATDSSPFTKTHRQLCRSPCMDPPVVIRTEIPQDLKPEESHGTPKEDKKPPDVVREYQTKMEFALKLGYSEEQVQLVLSKLGPEALINDILGELVKLGSMSEADQALSGGSGGGCGSSSSSTLSCISSASSTESHRPDSPSQEELSDDTDNLRPIVLDGSNVAMSHGNKEVFSCHGIKLAVDWFLDRGHKDITVFVPAWRKEQSRPDALITDQEILRKLEREKILVFTPSRRVQGRRVVCYDDRFIVKLAYESDGIIVSNDNYRDLANEKPEWKKFIDERLLMYSFVNDKFMPPDDPLGRHGPSLDNFLRKRPIVPEHKKQPCPYGKKCTYGHKCKFYHPERGTQPQRSVADELRAIAKNTAVKGVNEGGLVKSHSMPSSSKSNSCSDIKRTAPKRQSDPSIRTPAYHELEEKLSVKIKAETRSVPSPVTKSSSPHPHSQKPQPSAPTSNALHPSQRAPMIVTKNHGTPMAYNEQYPKCDSPVDMNYYSMTNAYSNLSISGPRSPDRRFSVDTDYRISSVASDCSSEGSMSCSSSDSYIGYNERSYMSSPDPLLEENLKCHHHHPPPPPPPPPPHNCLHSQPFGHNYHDALARVQSFGHDEPKSHFKPSIPYLPSHLQHPVVGARSSCPTDYPGPQNHQHSQTRDLVSTRIDSHSDSRLYHNSSLRQRKPHPGQEHFGSWDGLSYGMDAYGYHQGYSLPSKPTQPCYEQFTFQSLPENRDQSWRMPWGRSMPQQEPPKPSRYQDLREKVFLNLCNIFPPDVVQMVMNRSPHMTDAQQLAAAILAEKSQQGY